The Equus asinus isolate D_3611 breed Donkey chromosome 14, EquAss-T2T_v2, whole genome shotgun sequence genomic sequence aaagaaagaggagaagggcTTCCTGGATGAGATACCCCGCAAGTTAACCCctgagaagacagaaaaggaaatagagcCGGGGTGCAAAGTCAGTCCATCTGACCAGAACATGAGTGAAATGCCCACACAGGCAGCAACAAGGTGTGTTAAGGAAACGACGTCAGGTTTGGGATCACGGAAGAATAATGCTGCATACCGACtttttaaatgtcaccttctccacTGACCTGTGAACTCCATCAAAAAGGGAGTAGGTCTCCACATCGTTCAGAGCTGAGTCTGTGGCACACAGTTCAGCACCTGGCACACTGAACACATGCCCAGTAAACCACTATTGAATAAAAGGTAAAGAGtattagaataaaaaaatttttaataaaacaaagagaaaaccgGAAGTGGCCATGTTCTCAACAGCCTTAACTTCACACTTTGTCCCTATGGGTGGCTGGAGGCTACTCAAGTGGTTTCTATATTGAAGTGGCATCATCTGAATAGCATTTAAGATTAATTACTCAGGACGAGGACAGATTCCACCTGGGGGAGAAAGAAGCAAGAAGCTGTTGCAACAGCCCAGGGGAGAGAAAATGAAGCTCTGATAAGGGGAGAAGGGATTAAGCAGAAAGAACAGGTTTAAGAAATTTGACATCTTAAGAGTAGTAAACTGAGAGGCCACACGGGATGAGGTGCGGGAGGGGACATCCAGGATGAATCCCATTTTGGTGGTTTCATTAAGCGCTTGGTGTGGGCCTTCACCCAATAGGAAACAGAGGGGCCAGAATAGATGGGAGACGGGGGGACACTGCAAATaactttaattttgaaaactgaGGTGCCCCTAGCATCTGCACAGAGAACGATGATTCATGAAGGAAGAGCCCAGGCTAGAAAGACACTTGGTATCACCACCACAGAGGGTGTGAAATACTTAGGTAGGACTGGCAGAGTAACAGGATGAGGGAGCTAAGGATAGAAATTTGAGTATAAGCCAGGAGAATGGGCAGAAGATGAGGAAGATACCATGAGGGAGACAAAGAAATCAGAGTAGGAATAAAGCCAGAAGGATGATGTCACAGAACACCAGAGAAAGAGGTGTTTTTAGGAGAAGGGGAAAGTGGGTTAACTGCCACACACAGCAGAATGTTCTGGTAAGGGAAGGTCTGGAAAATATCTATTGGATCCTACTGTAAGGACATTACCGCTGAGCTTTATCAGGACATACTTAGGCAGGTGGTGGGGAAGAAGTGAGAATGCATACATGGATTAAAATATCAATGGATAAACAGATATCTGTACccaaatgctcatagcagcactattaTAACAGccagaagatggaaacaaccccaagtgtccatcaacggatgaatggataaacaaaatgtggtccatacatacaatgaaatattattcagccattaaaaggaatgatgttttgataaatgctacaacatggacgaaccctGAAAacgatatattaagtgaaaaaagccagagacAAAAGGACAAAGATTGTATGAATCCACTTCATCTGGGTGACGAAAAAGTTTTGGACACAgatagtggcgatggttgcacaacatggGGAACGTAATTAATGCCAccgaattgtacatttaaaagcAGTTACAATGGCAGATTTTGTTATTTcaccacaaattaaaaaaaaaaaagatgaatggaGAGTGCAGAAACATTTGCCAAAGACTATGAGTTTGAACTCTTTCCTGTCCAACCTGTGCGGTTTAAGACGTTATTTTAAGGACCTGCAGTCCATTTCTTTCATTCCTCCAGACAGTCTTAGGTTTGTCTCTAGATCAAAGCGGACGTTCAGAAAACTCTCTACGGAATCCACGATGCTTTGGTCCCTCATAAAACCTCACTGAGTTCTGCCCTCCGCTTCCAGCAAAGAACAATTACAGGCGACAGGGGGCCACTACAAGGTTCTTCCCCACCTGAAGACCTTCACGGACATTTTTTCCAGACTCCGGTGCCAGGAAGTCTTTCTGTCCCAGGAATACTGGCCGGGTTCTCTCTGTGGTCAGCGAAAACCCGGTGTGGAGCAAGAAGATCAAAGACAAATGTGCTGCTCACCTGTGATGACTGTGGGATCCGTGGACCTACACAGAGGACAGCCACCTCTGCCTGCTAGCCAGGTGCCACCCACTCACTAATTCCGGAAGCAGCTTTTTATCTATTTCCACTTTTGCATCATATAAAAGCCATGAAACCCCCTGGAAAACAAAAtagggaacaaagaaaagaaacaactcacttgggatttgttcattttctgttgtTCTTGGAAGAGCATCAAAACTTGGAAAGGTACacctggaagaggaggaaagagggatgGAATAATGAGAGCGGGCTGGCCCTGCAGCTCCTCAATTCTATTCCCAAAAACTTCTACACATTTTTGATcctggagaaggagaggaaggtgcCATCAGCCCTTTGTGACCCCTTAAACCTGCCATGTTCCCTACTGCTTTAACTATTTATGTCCCCCTTGCACTAACACAGAAACATTAAAACAGAATTCTTAAGCAAATAATAGCATCTCAAAATATGAAATACGATGCCTTCATTAAAACTGAGGTTACAGGGGGAAAAAACCTCTACAGGCTATTTTGTGTATCTGTTTTACTACCAATAATGGTAACCCCTTGAGGGTTACCATACTCCCTATGAGGAGTCCAAGAatcctcataaagctttgggaaaagagagaggTTCCTTAAACacagatcttttaaaaaacttttttctaaTCGGATTCTCAAAAAGATCTTTCGCAGGAAACATGCTTCAGTGCGACTGTGTGGACAGCACCAAGCCAGGAGTGGGAGACTCTGACTTCTTCCCGTCGCCTCTTATTGATCCTAGACAAGTCATTTCCCCTTCCAggttcttcttccccttctgtcAAAGGAGACAAAAACAGATAACCCTGGCAAACCCTCTCGGAACCACTGCTCTTGACCCCGTCCGATCAGGAAAGACAGACGAGCACAACTCCAGATTCTGGACATGGTCGGAAAGCTGTCCAGCTTCTGGAAAGAATTAATGGAGGGAAGGTGCCATCTGGGGGTGGCGATTGAAGATAAGAGCTTCCCAGCTGTGACATTTCTCCAGCAGTCTGTCCCTTGCCACCACTCTCAgccccagctcccttctctcttctgcaAAGAGACTCACGGCTTCTAAACGTGAAATCACTCAAGCCTTGACCCCTCTGGGCGAAATGCTCCTTTTCTGGGTTTCTTCTGCCTCTCTTCTGCAGCTCTGATGGGTGTCGGGTCAGAGGCGGGGGGCGGAGGGGTCCTTCCCAGTGAGATTCCTGTTCCTGAAGCTCCTCCTTCTTGCCTCAGTAGAGTTGCTCTGTTCCAGCGGAGCCCAAGGGGCAAATTCACTTTAGCTGGAGCCTTCTTCACCAGGGGCCCCAGATCTGCCTAAGAGCACACAGAACCCTCAGGCCGCACTTCCACAAACGCAGAGCCCGAGGCTGAGGACACAGGCGGGCTGGCCACAGCGGAGCGCCCCGAGCCCTCGGACAGCGCGGATGCGGGGCGTCTCCATCCCGGCCGGCGGCTCCCCCGGACAGCGAGCGCCGGGCGGGCGGGGGTCCTACGAGACAGAGGGAAACTTAAGGACCCCCAGATTCAAAGCGCGCCGGGGAGCCGCGGGCACGCACATTTCAGGGACGTCTCAAGGACCCTAGGAGCGCGCGCCACGCCGAGTCCGCTGAGGGAGCCAGGCCGGCTCGGACCCGACACCGGGCCTCGGGTCTCCGCCCTCGGCGGTCACGGGGATGCAGCCCCCACGGCCAGCGTGACCTCTCCAAGTCCCGCACCTGCTGCGCGCTCGCTCGGCCTCCGGGGCGCCCCGATTCGGGTGGACACGGCCCCGGCGGTGGTGCCCGGCCTCGCGGGAGCGCGCCCCGAGCGGGCCGGGTCTGCGGCCACCGCCGCGCTGACCACTGCCCCGAAGGGCCCCACGCGCCACCGCGCCCGGGCAGGCCCCAGACCTGCAGGATGCGCCGCCGAGGAGAGACCCGCGCCTGCGCACAGAGCCCGACGCCGGCCGGCCGCGCGCACCGCAGGCCCGCGGGAGGCTCCGCCCACGTGCGGGGAGGGGCCCGCGCGGGGCCCGCCCCACCTCGCCAGCTCCTCCATCACCCCCGCCTCTCCACACCCCCgtcaccctcccctccccacatcaCCCCGCCCCAGCCCAGCTCTCCCACCCGGAGATGAGGGCCTCCTCGACGCCACGAAGCAAGGGAGAGATTCAGGAATACAGATGCAAATCTAACCAAATTAGtccaagcaatttttaaaaatgtgaatgaaaaagaaataaaggagcgGGCAAGAAAATTTAAGATGCAATACACGAAAATTGAAAGTAAGTCAAAATGCACACacacgaaaagaaaaaaaaaagtatcttacACCTTCTCCCAGAGATGACTGAGTTGAACCATCAGGTGTGCATCTTTCTAACTTTTTTacactacagaaaaaaataaaaagggtcaTAAAGAGCCAGGAAACTGGCCTGGGACAAAGGGTATTCAACACTTTACCAAATGATAAAGGGGTCCTTGGGATTGGTGGGAGGATAAAGTATTGACGCATTATGTTTGCTCGACTAGGGACCACCTCAGATACAATCAAGGTGAAATCCTTAGCTCACGCATTACAGTAAATAAGTTTTACCTGgattcaagattttaaaattcaaaagcaaaTTCTTAAAGcataagtgaattttaaaatataaaatccatGGGTGGGAAAACATATGACAACAAATTGAGAAACCGTTAAGCTAAAAACtggttttattttagaaagttacAGATTTCAGTTTCAGATCAAAAATTTGAACAAAGTTTAAAGACAAACTAGTAAAAGATCTTTATAGTGTACGTGAGAAACAAAGGCTCCATAATCTTAATTTATTAACAGTTCTTATAAATCATTGAAAGATCAGCATTATGATCATCACTCCTTTAAGATATGAAAAGGGAATTAACAAAGGACAAGATGTAAATGAACAATAAATTTATGATGAAAGTCGCTCATGACAAATACAAGACATGCGATGTTTAAGATATTTTTACGAggtaaaatttgaaaagaataaaatagtagtAATATCCAGGGTAGGCacagatttagaaaaatattcatttcccTCATGTCTAGTGTAAGGGTAATTCATCCAAACTTTCTGGAAACGACTCTGTATCGACATTAAAAATGTCCTTTAGTCTAGTACTTCCACTTCCAGTAATGGGTATTAATGAAATAATCATCCAAAGATGCATGTACACGAGTCTTGTTCACATTTTAgttgtaacagaaaaaaaaagggggggggagcgatataaatttaaacaatttaaatgtctaaccaagtgaatatataaaataaattgtggACGGTGGTAGCCATTCAAAATGATAACGTTTGGTATACTAACTCACATGGGAGAATGTTCACGATCTATTTTGGAAGCAAAAATTGCCGTTTATACTCCAATATATAAAAGAGggtcccttttttaaaaaaattgcacaTGTACCCGAAAGAATATAAAGAGacgtgtttttaaaaatgaactaagAAAAACCCACAGACATAAGGATACAAAACAGCGCGGACATTCTGGACAGGCTTCATTCCTAAGAGTCTACAGAAGAATGGAATTAACATCCGAACGTCAATTCGAGGGACACCGCCCTGCACCAACGGCAAAGCACGTGAACTTCAACATGGTACAATTCCTGACAATTCCTAAGAATTGTGTTATTTCAAATTTGGGGCTTACCATGAGAGTATTAATATGTTATTAGCATTTCTTGGAATCTGCGGGATTCAAAGACCCGTAGGAGTGTGACAGCACTCTCCTATGCTTCCTCTATAGCTAAGACATTTGTATATAAATTTGTAGGAAAGGTCAGGATGGCCGCACAATTTCACAACAGTCATGTCCTCTGAATGGAGGGCCTCTACTGTCCAAATAAGACTTTCGATTTCTCTGCCAACATTTACTTTTTTCGCAGGGAAAAGATATTCACTCCTTATCTGTGGAATTTTAAGGCTCAAGGCAGCACCGTATAGCAGTCCTGCACCCAAAAGGGGCCTGCTGTGTGGCGCTACACAGAATGTGGGGTCAGTCATGTGTCACCACACTGTACCAAGCGCTCCCCACGTGTAACTCACGGCAACTCCATCATGTACATATGCAGCCCCATTTGTGGAAAAACACAGGCGTTTGGCGGCTAAGTCCCCGGGAGAGATCACGACACCAGTAAACGTCGGAGTTAGGATTTGAGCTGTGACCATTTCCCTCAGAGTCAGCTCTTAAGCATGTGGCCAGATGAGCTCCACTGACGAAAGCGGCTGCCAGCAAAACAGGGGAGCGCCCCCCAAGAGGCCACGTTCTCTTTCTGACCGTGAGGAAGGATGGAGGGTCAGGCAGGGAAACAGGATCCCATGTCTCGtgatgcctccctccctccgcctACACCTAAAACAGGACACCGGAAACGGAAACGGTTCAGGACAGTTGCATTTGCATCACTTTGCTTCCTTCCccttgaaggaggagagaaaagcgCACTCGTTCCGGGAGGAAACCCACGTGGACCGCTCTCAGAGCCCGCGCCTCCCCTCCTCCTCGGCGACCGCGGCACCCTGAGGATGCTCTTCCTCCACGTTTACTGACTAAGCCGGATCTCAGCCCAAAGGCTCTGCATCTGGGAGGGACACTGACCCTTCTTCTCAGGGGTCTTTGGAGAGACTAGAAAGGGCAGAAACTCAGAGCCAGAAGAGAGGGACCCGTGCCCCAGGACACTTGGTTAGTCAAAGGGCAAACATTCAGCCTCGTTTTGCAAGGAAAGGCGTGCCCCTGGATTTACACGGGTAAATTTAGGCGTCCAGGCTGGATTCAGACCCTGCAAAGGTCAGGAGCCTCCGTCACCCCAGGTCCGAGTCCCACGCTGGGCAAGGTCAAGGGTCAGAGGCAGAGGTGCCGCGTAGGGGAGGCCTGAGGGGTGCCCCATGTCTGCGCTTCCTTAGTAGAGCAAAGGAGAGGACACCGCCCAGGCCCCAGGCACAAAAGCAGGGACAGGAGGGGAGCTGCACAGAGAATTCCCCTCAGGTTCCTGACGCCCGCCATGCTCGAGGCTCCACTCAGGCCGACTAGCGAGGGCCAGGACGAAGGAGACAAGATGGCGGCCCAGGAGAAGGCCGGAAGAACATCATTGATTCAGCCAATCCCAAGGGAGTGTCATAGGGCGTGGAGAGCCGCCTCAGCCAATCCCGAGAGAGCAGCGAAAGGCACGGAGAGCTGCCTCAGCCAATCCCGAGGGTGCAGCAGTCGTATTGGGTGAGCCCTTCAACCAATCAGAGAATGCCGTTTATCCCCCCAAGGTCCTTTTGCGAAGTCATTTTAGGCTGCGGAAGCTTTGGGATTGCGGGAATCGGGGCAAGGCTAGACGCAAGTTTGTCTTAGGAAATGTAAATCCTCAGTTATTAATGTTGAACAGTAATATCTTCTGCACCAAGAAAGGCTCTTGGTTCTTGATCTCTCCCACAAAACTGTATTTCTGGAGAAATACTCCCAGGGTTCTCCAAAGGATTTAAACCATGGCAAGATGGGAATTACAGGTAACTTAGGAAAATTAGCATGCAAGCATCGTTATTTAACACCTGAAATTAGAATTGGTTTAACCatcaataggatttttttttaccgtttgcattttttaagataaaaatagatttttcttagaaagtaaaaaatgaatttcaggaaaactaagaaagaaattttgattttaattgcaAGGCAGTTGATTTCTATACTGTTTAACTCTCCACGTAGAAAGTAACATTGCCTacttagtaagaaaaaaattgctttcttAAGACTCTCTTCTGAGTTATCGTGTTTGTAACAACAGCACCAAGAGCCAGTGCTTTTCGAGAACTTACCACTAACAGGCCAGGAGCTGTTCTAAGGGTTTCTACTCATCTGATTCTCACGAGGAAGGTGGGAGGTAGGCATTGTGTTGAGGCAACAGAGAAACAGTTTTAATGGGGTATAGTGACATATGAgttgaacatatttaaagtgtgcaattacGTAAGTtttggcgtgtgtgtgtgtgtgtgtgtgtgtgtgtgtgtgtgtacctgtgaaaacatcaccacaatcaagataatgaacagaTCATACTCCAACAAGTTTCTTCGTGCTCCTTCATAATCCCTACCTTCCACTCCTCGATGCCCCCAACCAATTCCTAGGCAATCACTCATCTGCTGTCACCATAGatgagtttgcattttctagaattttacgtaaatggaatcacacaccTTTTTGAATGGCTTCTTTGAAACAACGTAATTGTTTTGAGGTTCATTAGCGTTGTTGTATCAATactatattcattttcattgctaagtagtattctgttgtatgcaCAAACCATTATTTGTTTACCCGTTCAtgtattgatggacatttgggcagGTTCcagttcatttctcttgggtaagtatGTAAGAGTTGAaaagctgagtcatatggtagatatatatatttaacattttaagtatgttGAGCCAAACTCCCAAACTGGCTGATCATTTTACACTTCCATAGCAAAGTATGACAGTTTCAGTAGCTCCA encodes the following:
- the LOC106840524 gene encoding zinc finger protein 28 homolog — translated: MEELARWGGPRAGPSPHVGGASRGPAVRAAGRRRALCAGAGLSSAAHPAGLGPARARWRVGPFGAVVSAAVAADPARSGRAPARPGTTAGAVSTRIGAPRRPSERAAGVPFQVLMLFQEQQKMNKSQKCAGHGSVSFEDVTVDFTGDEWLQLTRMQRTLYPDVMLEDYSHLVSVWALMSSSLSEVSPRISLTRYRITKSEVVFKLEQGEEP